In Vibrio celticus, one genomic interval encodes:
- a CDS encoding YaeP family protein, producing the protein MKVYDCCDLVRELYSQIGSGDQGYIPKAITCAVKTLNDLAADESLPKEARERAAFAAANLLISDFED; encoded by the coding sequence ATGAAAGTATACGATTGTTGTGATTTGGTGCGTGAACTGTATTCTCAAATTGGCAGTGGCGACCAAGGCTATATCCCTAAAGCGATCACCTGCGCGGTAAAAACATTGAACGACCTTGCTGCAGATGAATCTCTTCCTAAAGAAGCGCGTGAGCGTGCAGCATTTGCCGCTGCGAACCTGCTGATCTCAGATTTCGAGGACTAA
- a CDS encoding YaiI/YqxD family protein yields MKIWVDADACPKVIRETIVRAAERTGVECTFVANHLVPVPKRNNIHSIQVPSGFDIADDEIVKRTEPGDLVITSDIPLADEVITKGGQALSSRGELYTKETIKARLNIRDFMDTMRSSGIQTGGPSALSQTDRREFANHLDRILAKR; encoded by the coding sequence ATGAAGATATGGGTTGATGCGGACGCTTGTCCAAAGGTTATCCGAGAAACAATCGTACGCGCAGCTGAGCGCACAGGGGTTGAATGTACCTTTGTGGCAAACCATCTGGTTCCCGTTCCTAAACGCAATAACATTCACTCAATTCAAGTGCCAAGCGGGTTTGATATTGCTGATGATGAAATCGTAAAGCGCACTGAACCCGGCGATCTTGTGATTACATCCGATATCCCTCTGGCTGACGAAGTGATCACTAAAGGTGGGCAAGCACTCAGCTCTCGTGGTGAGCTTTACACCAAAGAGACCATCAAAGCGCGCCTGAATATTCGTGACTTTATGGATACCATGCGTTCAAGTGGCATCCAAACGGGTGGACCAAGTGCCCTTTCTCAAACCGACCGTCGTGAGTTTGCCAACCACTTAGATAGAATTCTAGCCAAACGCTAG
- a CDS encoding proline--tRNA ligase, whose protein sequence is MRTSNYLLSTLKETPNDAEVISHQLMLRAGMIRKLASGLYTWLPTGLRVLRKVENIVRQEIDNAGAVEILMPVVQPFELWEETGRSEKMGPELLRFTDRHSRPFVLSPTAEEVVTSLVRNEISSYKQLPLNLYQIQTKFRDERRPRFGVMRAREFSMMDAYSFDIDKEGLEKSYQAMHDAYCKAFDRMGLEYRPVLADSGAIGGSGSQEFHVLAESGEDLIAFSSESDYAANIEKAEALAPTEEVAAPTQEMELVDTPNAKTIAELVEQHGLAIEKTVKTLFVKASDEVDADIIALIIRGDHELNEVKAENLPQVASPLEMASEEEIRALVGAGPGSLGPVGLELPFIVDRSVAVMSDFGAGANVDGKHYFGINWGRDVELAQVEDLRNVVEGDLSPCGQGTIQLKRGIEVGHIFQLGNTYSKAMNCNVLGPDGKSVILEMGCYGIGVSRVVASAIEQNHDKFGITWPDALAPFQVAIVPMNMHKSERVKEAAEKLYAELTAMGIEVLFDDRKERPGVMFKDIELVGIPHTIVIGDRSMDEGNFEYKNRRTGDKEAIAMDTVIEHLKAQLA, encoded by the coding sequence ATGCGTACCAGTAACTACCTTCTTTCTACTCTGAAAGAGACTCCAAACGACGCAGAAGTTATCAGCCACCAGCTGATGCTACGTGCAGGTATGATCCGTAAGCTAGCTTCAGGTTTATATACTTGGCTACCTACTGGTCTACGTGTACTGCGTAAAGTCGAAAATATCGTTCGCCAAGAGATCGATAATGCAGGTGCCGTTGAAATCTTGATGCCCGTAGTTCAACCGTTTGAGCTTTGGGAAGAGACTGGCCGTTCTGAAAAGATGGGGCCTGAGCTACTTCGTTTCACAGACCGTCACTCTCGTCCATTTGTTCTTAGCCCAACAGCAGAAGAAGTGGTAACGAGCCTAGTACGTAACGAGATCAGCTCTTACAAACAGCTACCTCTAAACCTGTACCAAATCCAGACTAAATTCCGTGATGAGCGCCGCCCTCGTTTTGGCGTAATGCGTGCACGTGAATTCTCTATGATGGATGCGTACAGCTTTGATATCGATAAAGAAGGCTTAGAAAAGTCTTACCAAGCGATGCACGATGCTTACTGTAAAGCATTCGACCGCATGGGCCTTGAGTACCGTCCAGTATTGGCAGACTCTGGCGCAATCGGCGGCAGCGGCTCTCAAGAATTCCACGTTCTTGCTGAAAGCGGCGAAGACCTAATCGCATTCTCTTCTGAGTCTGATTACGCAGCGAACATCGAGAAAGCAGAAGCACTAGCTCCTACTGAAGAAGTGGCAGCGCCAACTCAAGAGATGGAACTGGTTGATACGCCAAACGCAAAAACAATCGCAGAATTGGTAGAGCAACACGGTCTAGCAATCGAGAAGACTGTTAAAACTCTATTCGTTAAAGCTTCTGATGAAGTAGACGCTGATATCATCGCGCTAATCATCCGTGGTGACCACGAACTTAACGAAGTGAAAGCAGAGAACCTTCCACAGGTTGCTTCTCCGCTAGAGATGGCTTCTGAAGAAGAAATCCGTGCACTTGTTGGTGCGGGTCCTGGTTCACTTGGCCCTGTAGGCCTAGAGCTACCATTCATCGTTGACCGCTCTGTTGCTGTAATGAGCGACTTTGGCGCTGGCGCAAACGTAGACGGTAAGCACTACTTTGGTATCAACTGGGGTCGTGACGTAGAGCTTGCTCAAGTTGAAGACCTACGTAACGTTGTTGAAGGCGACCTAAGCCCATGTGGTCAAGGTACTATCCAACTTAAGCGCGGCATCGAGGTTGGTCACATCTTCCAACTGGGTAATACTTACTCTAAAGCAATGAACTGTAACGTGCTTGGTCCTGATGGTAAGAGCGTTATCCTAGAAATGGGTTGTTACGGTATCGGTGTTTCACGTGTTGTTGCATCTGCTATCGAGCAAAACCACGATAAATTCGGTATCACTTGGCCTGACGCACTAGCGCCGTTCCAAGTTGCTATCGTACCAATGAACATGCACAAATCTGAGCGTGTTAAAGAAGCAGCTGAGAAGCTATACGCTGAATTAACAGCTATGGGTATCGAAGTTTTATTCGATGACCGTAAAGAGCGCCCTGGTGTTATGTTTAAAGATATCGAGCTTGTGGGTATCCCTCACACTATCGTTATCGGCGATCGCAGCATGGACGAAGGTAACTTCGAATACAAAAACCGTCGTACTGGTGATAAAGAAGCTATCGCAATGGACACGGTTATCGAGCACCTTAAAGCTCAACTAGCTTAG
- a CDS encoding DUF4250 domain-containing protein, whose product MNLANFEKMDPVMLMSIVNMKLRDDFGGDLDRVVNFYEIDKAALIAKLASAGFEFLPEAKQFR is encoded by the coding sequence ATGAACCTCGCTAATTTTGAAAAGATGGATCCTGTAATGTTGATGAGCATCGTCAACATGAAGCTACGTGACGACTTCGGTGGTGATTTGGATCGAGTGGTCAACTTCTACGAGATCGACAAAGCAGCATTGATCGCTAAACTTGCGTCTGCTGGTTTTGAGTTCCTTCCAGAAGCCAAACAGTTTCGATAG
- the tsaA gene encoding tRNA (N6-threonylcarbamoyladenosine(37)-N6)-methyltransferase TrmO, which yields MYTIEPVGFIESPYKEKFAVPRQPRLVPTSTSRVRLVDTANCLESVRDIEQFSHVWLLFLFDKNLEAGWKPTVRPPRLGGNERIGVFASRATFRPNGIGMSAVELKGVSQEKGQTWLDLGSVDLVDGTPIIDIKPYIPYSDSIPDALGGFAADEPEVLDVNFSQQAQSKLASHPQARHIIQVIKEVLGQDPRPAYKKGKPDNKEYAVNLFDLNVKFVVETLFINVTDIERF from the coding sequence ATGTACACCATTGAACCTGTTGGCTTTATTGAGTCTCCTTATAAAGAGAAGTTCGCTGTGCCAAGGCAGCCTAGGTTGGTACCCACATCCACCTCAAGAGTCAGGTTGGTTGATACAGCAAACTGCCTTGAGTCTGTTCGTGATATAGAGCAATTTAGCCATGTTTGGTTACTATTTCTGTTCGACAAGAACCTTGAAGCAGGCTGGAAACCAACGGTGAGGCCACCTCGCCTTGGCGGGAATGAACGTATTGGTGTATTCGCGTCACGTGCCACATTCAGACCAAATGGAATTGGCATGTCTGCGGTTGAACTAAAAGGTGTGTCTCAAGAGAAAGGACAGACTTGGTTGGATCTCGGCAGCGTCGACTTAGTAGACGGTACACCGATCATCGACATCAAGCCTTATATCCCCTATTCAGATTCGATTCCGGATGCATTGGGAGGGTTTGCCGCCGATGAACCAGAGGTGCTCGACGTTAACTTTTCGCAGCAAGCGCAAAGTAAGCTCGCAAGCCATCCACAAGCGCGCCATATCATTCAGGTGATCAAAGAAGTATTAGGCCAAGATCCTCGCCCTGCCTATAAGAAAGGTAAACCTGACAACAAGGAATATGCGGTAAATTTGTTCGATCTTAACGTGAAATTCGTAGTTGAAACGCTTTTCATCAATGTAACTGACATTGAACGCTTTTGA
- a CDS encoding tellurite resistance TerB family protein produces the protein MDIKSLLNQALKSDLVKQGTQKLSQGSSSLSGLSQGSNGKSSSKSTLGAFGAGAVGGGLLGALMGSKKTKKMGKKAAGIGGAAALGALAYKVYNDYQSKQGQTPNVEQAQFDENDSNHSVLILRSMIAASKADGHVDEEEMAKIEQAVENMGADYQLTKLVSEELHKPLDPSEIAQLATSPQQASEIYLASLIVADEQNFMEKAYLKELAKQLNLADEVTYQLEQQVSG, from the coding sequence ATGGATATCAAAAGCTTACTGAACCAAGCACTTAAATCAGATCTCGTAAAACAAGGTACTCAGAAACTTTCACAAGGGTCTTCAAGTTTAAGTGGCCTTTCTCAAGGCAGCAATGGCAAGAGTAGCAGTAAAAGTACACTCGGAGCCTTCGGTGCAGGCGCAGTTGGCGGTGGACTGCTAGGGGCGTTAATGGGCTCGAAGAAAACCAAAAAAATGGGTAAGAAAGCCGCTGGCATTGGTGGGGCAGCAGCACTTGGTGCTCTCGCTTATAAGGTCTACAACGACTACCAGTCTAAACAAGGTCAGACACCCAATGTCGAACAGGCTCAGTTTGATGAGAACGACTCAAACCATAGCGTGCTGATTCTCAGATCGATGATTGCAGCGTCCAAAGCCGATGGTCATGTTGATGAAGAAGAGATGGCTAAGATCGAACAAGCCGTCGAAAACATGGGTGCCGATTATCAACTGACTAAATTGGTCTCTGAAGAGCTGCACAAACCGCTCGATCCAAGCGAAATCGCTCAGCTCGCGACCTCACCTCAACAAGCGAGTGAGATCTATTTAGCGTCTTTGATTGTAGCGGATGAACAAAACTTCATGGAGAAGGCCTACCTCAAAGAGTTAGCCAAGCAACTCAACCTTGCTGATGAAGTTACTTATCAACTTGAACAGCAAGTCTCTGGTTAA
- the glyA gene encoding serine hydroxymethyltransferase, which produces MLKRDMNIADYDADLFAAIQEETLRQEEHIELIASENYTSPRVMEAQGSQLTNKYAEGYPGKRYYGGCEYVDKVETLAIERACELFGAQYANVQPHSGSQANNAVYMALLNAGDTVLGMSLAHGGHLTHGSPVNFSGKLYNIIPYGIDEAGQIDYEEMEALAIEHKPKMIIGGFSAYSQVCDWKRMREIADKVGAYFFVDMAHVAGLIAAGVYPNPVPHAHVVTTTTHKTLAGPRGGLILSNEGEDLYKKLNSAVFPGGQGGPLMHVIAGKAVAFKEALEPEFKEYQARVVANAKAMVAEFLARGYNIVSGSTENHLFLVDLIDKDITGKEADAALGAANITVNKNSVPNDPRSPFVTSGIRIGSPSITRRGFSEADAKELAGWICDILDNMGDESVIEATKAKVLNICKRLPVYA; this is translated from the coding sequence ATGCTTAAGCGTGACATGAACATTGCTGATTACGATGCGGATCTATTCGCAGCTATCCAAGAAGAAACTCTTCGTCAGGAAGAGCACATCGAACTTATCGCTTCAGAAAACTACACAAGCCCACGTGTAATGGAAGCTCAAGGTTCTCAACTTACAAACAAATACGCTGAAGGCTACCCAGGTAAGCGTTACTACGGTGGTTGTGAGTACGTAGATAAAGTTGAAACTCTAGCAATCGAACGTGCATGTGAACTGTTTGGCGCTCAATACGCAAACGTACAACCTCACTCAGGTTCTCAAGCAAACAACGCTGTATACATGGCACTACTGAATGCTGGCGATACTGTTCTAGGTATGAGCCTTGCACACGGTGGTCACCTAACTCACGGTTCTCCAGTAAACTTCTCTGGTAAGCTTTACAACATCATCCCTTACGGTATCGATGAAGCAGGTCAAATCGATTACGAAGAGATGGAAGCGCTAGCTATCGAGCACAAGCCTAAGATGATCATCGGTGGTTTCTCAGCTTACTCTCAAGTTTGTGATTGGAAGCGCATGCGTGAAATCGCTGACAAAGTAGGTGCTTACTTCTTCGTAGATATGGCTCACGTTGCTGGTCTAATCGCTGCAGGCGTTTATCCGAACCCAGTTCCACATGCTCACGTTGTAACAACGACAACGCACAAAACGCTTGCTGGTCCTCGTGGTGGTCTTATCCTTTCTAACGAAGGCGAAGATCTTTACAAGAAACTAAACTCAGCAGTATTTCCAGGCGGCCAAGGTGGTCCTCTAATGCACGTTATCGCTGGTAAAGCAGTAGCGTTCAAAGAAGCTCTAGAGCCAGAGTTCAAAGAATACCAAGCTCGCGTAGTTGCTAACGCAAAAGCAATGGTTGCTGAATTCCTAGCACGCGGTTACAACATCGTTTCAGGTTCTACAGAGAACCACCTGTTCCTAGTTGACCTAATCGACAAAGACATCACAGGTAAAGAAGCAGATGCAGCATTAGGTGCAGCGAACATCACTGTGAACAAGAACTCTGTACCAAACGATCCACGTAGCCCGTTCGTTACTTCAGGTATCCGTATCGGTTCTCCTTCTATCACTCGTCGTGGTTTCTCAGAAGCAGACGCGAAAGAGCTAGCAGGTTGGATCTGTGACATCCTAGATAACATGGGCGATGAGTCTGTTATCGAAGCAACGAAAGCAAAAGTACTAAATATCTGTAAGCGTCTACCGGTTTACGCATAA
- a CDS encoding DUF3301 domain-containing protein → MIDNLLAILMLCFFCFLFWQQRRQSELAKAAIARKCKELDLQLLSVAFSGHKLKMRHELTTIWRWHTVYQFEFSALGDDLYQGKLTMVGFRSMRFELQPHRM, encoded by the coding sequence ATGATAGATAATTTATTGGCTATTTTGATGCTGTGCTTCTTTTGCTTTCTGTTTTGGCAGCAGCGCAGGCAATCCGAGCTTGCGAAAGCTGCCATTGCGAGAAAATGTAAAGAGCTCGACTTACAGCTATTAAGTGTTGCCTTTAGTGGTCATAAACTTAAGATGCGCCATGAGCTCACCACTATTTGGCGCTGGCACACCGTGTATCAATTTGAGTTTTCAGCGTTGGGTGATGACCTGTACCAAGGGAAACTGACCATGGTGGGTTTCCGTTCTATGCGGTTTGAGCTACAGCCTCATAGAATGTAA
- a CDS encoding GNAT family N-acetyltransferase produces MTIATSRTLLVPYTEQLELDFIKLNCCPINRAEMNGPHSVASAKHLFQEILQDNVGFCRAIIHNQTREYLGHVFVSSEKGEHELGFILDKEYWNQGFASEVLKPFFSLVRFEERLTNVVATVNVGHNPSIKLLEKLGFAFKETKQDQFGPYHEYRYTEHCDVTFYEAVAQTA; encoded by the coding sequence ATGACGATAGCAACCTCAAGAACGCTGTTGGTACCTTATACTGAACAGCTAGAACTCGACTTTATCAAGTTAAATTGCTGCCCCATTAATCGTGCTGAAATGAACGGGCCTCACTCTGTCGCCTCTGCGAAGCATCTTTTTCAAGAAATACTGCAAGATAACGTCGGCTTCTGCCGCGCGATCATCCACAACCAAACCCGTGAATATCTTGGACATGTCTTTGTTTCATCGGAAAAGGGTGAGCATGAACTTGGTTTTATTTTGGATAAAGAATACTGGAATCAAGGCTTTGCTAGTGAGGTACTAAAACCTTTCTTTAGTTTAGTGCGCTTTGAAGAGCGTCTAACGAATGTTGTTGCGACTGTGAATGTCGGACACAACCCATCGATTAAGCTATTAGAAAAATTAGGCTTTGCATTTAAAGAGACCAAACAAGATCAGTTTGGCCCTTATCATGAATATCGTTATACCGAGCATTGCGACGTTACATTCTATGAGGCTGTAGCTCAAACCGCATAG
- a CDS encoding AbgT family transporter, with product MSSSASIKNNSPKKPIFTRFLDGVEYLGNLLPHPITLFAIFCVAILVTSGIAGYFDVSVMDPRPEGAPGRAADGMIYVVSLLNAEGLQLIVTNLVTNFVGFAPLGTVLVAMLGVAIAEHSGLLSAAMRGMVMGASKRMVTVTVVFAGIISNTASELGYVVLIPLAAMLFHSLGRHPLAGLAAAFAGVSGGYSANLLIGTVDPLLSGITTTAAQMIDPTYNVGPESNWYFMFVSTFFIAITGALVTEKIVEPKLGKYNDEEASEDLSNDSMGKLTDVEKKGLKLAGIAVLAVSALLAWTIVPADGVLRSAAGTVSGSPFLKSIVAFIFVFFAVPGFVYGKVTGTMKTDRDVINAMSKSMSSMGMYIVLVFFAAQFVAFFKWTNFGQVFAVAGATFLQDIGLTGPMLFFAFILMCGFINLMIGSASAQWAVTAPIFVPMLMLVGYAPETIQAAYRIGDSTTNIITPMMSYFGLILAVATRYMKNLGIGTLIATMLPYSIVFLVGWSLMFYVWVFVFGLPVGPGAATYYTP from the coding sequence ATGAGTTCATCAGCTTCAATAAAAAACAACTCGCCAAAGAAACCTATTTTTACCCGTTTTCTCGATGGTGTTGAATATTTGGGGAACCTATTACCCCACCCGATCACTCTTTTCGCAATCTTCTGTGTCGCTATTCTAGTTACTTCAGGTATAGCTGGATATTTTGATGTGTCTGTTATGGACCCTCGTCCAGAAGGTGCTCCAGGTCGTGCTGCTGACGGCATGATCTACGTTGTAAGCTTACTTAATGCTGAAGGCTTACAGCTCATTGTTACTAATCTAGTGACAAACTTTGTTGGCTTTGCGCCATTAGGTACCGTGCTTGTTGCAATGCTAGGTGTAGCGATTGCTGAGCACTCAGGTCTATTATCTGCGGCGATGCGTGGCATGGTAATGGGCGCATCTAAGCGCATGGTTACGGTAACCGTAGTTTTCGCAGGTATTATCTCTAACACAGCTTCAGAGCTTGGCTATGTAGTACTTATCCCGCTTGCAGCAATGCTTTTCCACTCTTTGGGTCGTCACCCATTAGCAGGTCTAGCGGCAGCATTTGCTGGTGTATCTGGTGGTTACTCTGCAAACCTTCTAATCGGTACGGTTGACCCGCTGCTTTCTGGTATTACTACAACAGCAGCACAAATGATTGACCCGACTTACAACGTTGGCCCTGAATCAAACTGGTACTTCATGTTTGTTTCTACTTTCTTCATCGCGATTACAGGTGCATTGGTAACTGAGAAGATTGTTGAACCAAAACTGGGTAAATACAACGACGAAGAAGCGTCTGAAGATTTATCAAATGATTCAATGGGCAAGCTAACAGACGTTGAGAAGAAAGGCCTTAAGCTTGCGGGTATCGCAGTGCTAGCGGTTTCAGCGCTTCTTGCTTGGACGATTGTTCCAGCTGATGGTGTTCTACGTTCAGCAGCAGGTACGGTTTCAGGTTCTCCATTCCTGAAAAGTATCGTAGCGTTCATCTTCGTATTCTTCGCAGTTCCTGGTTTTGTTTACGGTAAAGTTACCGGCACAATGAAAACAGACCGTGATGTAATCAATGCAATGTCTAAGTCTATGTCTTCAATGGGCATGTACATCGTACTTGTGTTCTTCGCTGCTCAGTTTGTTGCTTTCTTTAAGTGGACTAACTTCGGTCAAGTATTCGCAGTTGCAGGTGCTACTTTCCTACAAGATATCGGCCTAACGGGTCCAATGTTGTTCTTCGCATTCATCCTAATGTGTGGCTTCATTAACCTGATGATCGGTTCAGCTTCTGCACAGTGGGCAGTAACAGCACCAATCTTCGTTCCAATGCTAATGCTAGTTGGTTACGCACCTGAAACGATTCAAGCGGCTTACCGTATCGGTGATTCAACAACCAACATCATTACGCCAATGATGAGCTACTTCGGTCTTATCCTTGCTGTAGCGACGCGTTACATGAAGAACCTAGGTATCGGTACTCTGATTGCAACTATGCTTCCATACTCAATCGTATTCTTGGTTGGTTGGAGCTTAATGTTCTACGTGTGGGTATTCGTATTTGGTCTACCAGTAGGCCCAGGTGCTGCAACGTACTACACGCCTTAG
- a CDS encoding winged helix-turn-helix domain-containing protein, whose protein sequence is MQDYLSSAKDQQASIYIEGLEFNPNTRVLSCDEQVIDLEPRSIELLELFLTSVGEPLAAERIIESVWQSNFISKNVLTNRISTLRSVLQKHLPDSDATKILVTYPRKGYFLNPSSVSFAAASPDFKEDDAAIESPTSQKGFTSNPVNPWLVVVSLVLLISTAVMGYMLWQSSTRASEVERDQRLIPKVELLLNRLDAIGDNSRKYRKVVKALILQQQIEYAYTDLANQDAPSYFLDPIDSSPFFPGAKNMRTSDYLLNIQLKDQEVDKRLVAKISLIYPNSGKLAFGGVYSIDVNNISSSVMEINRELANYFALPAPLSPDWSVDNTEVSELLSGKTITFDGIKLNTMTSTLIARQLALFETDQKKLIAFTNLVQTRFKLLPDELKLWVGIIHFKLRDLQTAKELLTNTSGNSTIENALVYMMVSHIAYKQGNMEKFRLNYMESLVALLRVVPSEDLFARLSKPESKSTCLQPWKSLKLSVKEPLIIKQWETLMLNYCTAVGQQFSKDKEKPFTINNLNIN, encoded by the coding sequence ATGCAAGATTACCTCTCTAGCGCCAAAGACCAACAAGCCTCTATTTATATTGAAGGCTTGGAATTCAACCCCAACACACGAGTCTTAAGTTGCGACGAGCAGGTCATCGATTTAGAACCTCGTTCTATTGAATTACTCGAACTGTTTCTGACTAGCGTGGGTGAACCGCTCGCTGCTGAGCGCATCATTGAATCTGTATGGCAAAGTAACTTCATTTCAAAAAATGTTCTGACAAACCGAATCAGTACCTTACGTTCAGTACTTCAAAAACACCTACCTGATAGCGACGCGACCAAAATACTGGTGACTTACCCACGCAAGGGTTACTTCCTAAACCCAAGTTCGGTTAGCTTTGCTGCGGCTTCCCCTGATTTCAAAGAGGATGATGCCGCCATAGAATCTCCAACCAGTCAAAAAGGATTTACCTCCAATCCAGTTAATCCTTGGCTTGTTGTGGTGTCTTTGGTTTTGCTGATCAGCACTGCGGTAATGGGCTATATGCTTTGGCAATCTTCGACTCGTGCTTCTGAAGTCGAACGCGACCAACGATTGATTCCTAAGGTCGAACTTCTCCTGAATCGATTGGATGCCATCGGCGATAATTCCAGAAAATACCGAAAAGTCGTAAAAGCATTAATACTTCAACAGCAGATTGAATACGCCTACACCGATCTTGCTAACCAAGATGCGCCAAGCTACTTCCTTGACCCTATAGACAGCTCTCCCTTCTTTCCGGGCGCAAAGAACATGCGCACCAGTGATTACCTGCTTAACATTCAGCTGAAGGATCAAGAAGTAGATAAACGCCTCGTCGCTAAAATAAGCCTGATTTACCCAAACTCAGGGAAGTTGGCGTTTGGTGGGGTTTACTCTATTGATGTTAATAACATCAGCAGCAGCGTTATGGAGATCAACCGAGAGTTGGCTAACTACTTTGCTCTGCCTGCACCATTGTCGCCAGACTGGTCAGTCGATAATACCGAAGTCAGCGAATTGCTGAGTGGAAAAACCATCACGTTTGATGGCATCAAGCTCAACACCATGACGTCTACTCTGATTGCACGACAACTTGCTCTATTTGAAACGGATCAGAAGAAGCTCATTGCGTTCACCAATCTTGTTCAAACTCGATTTAAGTTACTGCCAGACGAACTAAAACTTTGGGTCGGTATCATTCATTTCAAACTGAGAGATCTGCAAACCGCAAAAGAGCTCCTAACCAATACCTCAGGAAACTCTACGATCGAAAATGCGTTGGTTTATATGATGGTTTCTCACATTGCTTATAAGCAAGGCAACATGGAGAAGTTCCGCCTCAACTACATGGAGTCGCTGGTTGCGTTATTGAGAGTGGTTCCATCCGAAGATTTATTCGCTCGGCTATCTAAACCTGAATCCAAATCGACCTGCCTACAACCTTGGAAGAGCTTAAAGCTAAGCGTTAAAGAGCCTTTAATCATAAAGCAGTGGGAAACATTAATGCTTAACTACTGCACCGCTGTCGGGCAACAGTTCTCAAAGGATAAAGAAAAACCCTTTACAATAAATAACTTAAATATAAATTAA
- a CDS encoding YitT family protein has protein sequence MEKHSRKEDWVAILTGTFLVALGVFFLQSANLLTGGTTGLALLLSQFLPVTFGILYFVANCPFYLLAWKRFGRSFAISSAISGALVSVFADHLYLVISLEVHNEIYCAVAGGLLMGLGMLILFRHRSSLGGFNVLCLFIQDRYGISVGKTQMGIDACILFASFFFVSPWVIAVSVLGTAVLNIVLAMNHKPTRYSVNYAS, from the coding sequence ATGGAAAAACACTCACGTAAAGAAGATTGGGTAGCGATTCTCACTGGCACGTTTTTAGTGGCGTTAGGCGTCTTCTTTTTACAGTCAGCGAACCTGCTTACCGGTGGTACTACTGGCTTGGCTCTGCTTTTGAGTCAATTCTTGCCTGTAACCTTTGGTATTTTGTACTTTGTTGCCAATTGCCCATTCTATTTATTAGCATGGAAACGATTCGGCCGTAGCTTTGCTATTAGCAGTGCGATTTCTGGTGCTTTAGTATCTGTGTTTGCCGATCATTTATACTTAGTTATCTCGCTAGAAGTTCATAACGAGATCTATTGTGCTGTTGCCGGCGGCTTATTAATGGGCTTAGGTATGCTAATCCTATTCCGTCACCGCTCAAGTCTGGGTGGCTTCAACGTACTGTGCTTGTTTATCCAAGACCGCTACGGTATCTCGGTAGGTAAAACACAAATGGGTATTGATGCATGTATTCTGTTTGCATCGTTCTTCTTCGTGTCACCTTGGGTGATTGCCGTATCTGTATTAGGCACCGCAGTATTGAACATCGTATTGGCAATGAACCACAAACCAACTCGCTACTCGGTGAATTACGCGTCTTAA
- the ykgO gene encoding type B 50S ribosomal protein L36 has translation MKVVKSLKSAKSRHPDCQIVKRRGRHYVICKTNPRFKAVQK, from the coding sequence ATGAAAGTTGTGAAATCACTTAAAAGCGCGAAAAGCCGCCATCCTGATTGCCAGATAGTAAAGCGCAGAGGTCGTCATTATGTTATCTGCAAAACCAATCCGAGATTCAAAGCGGTTCAGAAATAG
- a CDS encoding type B 50S ribosomal protein L31 gives MKPNIHPDYRPVVFHDTSVDEYFLIGSMLKTDRTIEWEDGNTYPYFTIEVSSKSHPFYTGKQRVLHKEGRVANFTRRFGQLGKGAK, from the coding sequence ATGAAACCGAATATCCATCCAGATTACCGTCCCGTGGTTTTTCATGATACCAGTGTCGATGAGTACTTCTTAATCGGCTCAATGCTAAAAACAGACCGTACTATCGAATGGGAAGACGGCAATACTTACCCTTACTTCACGATTGAGGTGTCGTCAAAGTCGCATCCTTTCTATACGGGTAAACAACGAGTGCTACATAAAGAAGGTCGTGTGGCGAACTTCACTCGTCGTTTTGGTCAATTAGGTAAGGGAGCGAAATAG